One genomic segment of [Limnothrix rosea] IAM M-220 includes these proteins:
- a CDS encoding NAD(P)/FAD-dependent oxidoreductase encodes MTKLIVIGGGAAGFFGAIAAARSNPKLQVILLEAGKEFLGKVRISGGGRCNVTHHCFDPVELTKAYPRGHRELRGAFSKFQPKDMIAWLNIEGIKLKTEADGRMFPTTDNSATIVNCLQQAAINAGIQLRTSSPVKSIVKNDVDQFVITTKNEEELLGDRLLITTGSHPSGHRFAKTLGHKIIEPKPSLFTFQIKDERLKDLAGVSVPEAIATIKRDKKKKLEQSGALLVTHWGLSGPAVLKLSAWGARILAEHQYKIPLKVNFSPTENPETLRQQIQKFKAQNPKKKIHTFSPIDIPKRLWQSFVKYAAIAPDQNWADLSKKQLNIIIQEVTQGQYQIQGKGIFKDEFVTCGGVKLKEVNFKTMESRICPNLYFAGEVLDIDGVTGGFNFQSAWTTSWLAGQAIAAAS; translated from the coding sequence ATGACCAAATTGATTGTGATTGGTGGTGGGGCTGCTGGTTTTTTTGGGGCGATCGCCGCAGCTCGTAGTAACCCAAAATTGCAAGTTATTTTATTAGAAGCAGGCAAAGAATTCTTAGGAAAAGTACGCATCTCCGGGGGTGGTCGTTGTAATGTGACGCACCATTGTTTTGACCCAGTAGAACTCACAAAAGCTTACCCACGGGGTCATCGCGAACTGCGGGGAGCCTTTAGCAAATTTCAGCCTAAAGATATGATCGCTTGGTTAAATATAGAAGGGATCAAGCTAAAAACGGAAGCTGATGGGCGCATGTTTCCGACAACGGATAATTCGGCGACAATTGTAAACTGTCTTCAGCAAGCGGCAATTAATGCAGGTATTCAATTACGCACATCTTCACCGGTAAAAAGCATCGTTAAAAATGATGTCGATCAATTTGTCATCACCACAAAAAATGAAGAAGAATTACTCGGCGATCGCCTCCTGATTACGACGGGGAGTCACCCTAGTGGTCATCGATTTGCTAAAACTTTGGGGCATAAAATTATTGAACCAAAACCTTCTTTATTTACGTTTCAGATTAAAGATGAACGGCTCAAAGATTTAGCGGGTGTAAGTGTACCGGAGGCGATCGCCACTATTAAACGAGACAAGAAAAAGAAGCTCGAACAAAGTGGCGCTTTGCTTGTTACTCACTGGGGATTAAGTGGCCCCGCTGTGCTTAAACTATCGGCTTGGGGAGCAAGAATTTTAGCAGAGCATCAATATAAAATACCTCTAAAAGTAAACTTTTCACCCACGGAAAATCCCGAAACATTACGCCAGCAAATACAAAAATTTAAAGCTCAAAATCCCAAGAAAAAAATCCATACTTTTTCGCCCATTGATATCCCGAAAAGATTATGGCAAAGCTTCGTGAAATACGCGGCGATCGCCCCAGATCAAAACTGGGCAGATTTATCAAAAAAACAGCTAAATATCATCATTCAAGAAGTCACCCAAGGGCAATATCAAATTCAAGGCAAAGGCATTTTTAAAGATGAATTTGTCACTTGCGGCGGCGTAAAACTAAAAGAAGTTAACTTTAAAACGATGGAAAGTCGTATTTGCCCAAATCTTTATTTTGCCGGGGAAGTTTTAGATATTGATGGGGTTACGGGCGGTTTTAATTTTCAAAGCGCTTGGACAACAAGCTGGCTAGCAGGTCAGGCGATCGCCGCTGCCTCATAA
- the leuB gene encoding 3-isopropylmalate dehydrogenase, giving the protein MTQQYSITLLPGDGIGPEIITVAVDVLNSIGKKFDLEFKFTEALMGGAAIDATGDPLPAETLDICKKSDAVLFAAIGGYKWDNLPREKRPETGLLGLRAGLGLFANLRPATILPQLIDASSLKREVVEGVDIMVVRELTGGIYFGKPKGIAETETGDRRGFNTMVYDESEVDRIAKVAFEIAQKRNNRLCSVDKANVLDVSQLWRDRVNLMAEKYSNVELSHLYVDNAAMQLIRAPKQFDTIVTGNLFGDILSDAAAMLTGSIGMLPSASLGAVAPGVYEPVHGSAPDIAGEDKANPLAMVLSAAMMLRYSLDQPEAASKIEAAVQTVLDQGFRTGDIMSEGMELLGCKAMGEKLLAALEA; this is encoded by the coding sequence ATGACCCAGCAATATAGTATTACCCTCCTTCCCGGCGATGGCATTGGCCCCGAAATTATTACAGTGGCAGTGGATGTACTCAACAGTATCGGCAAAAAATTTGATCTAGAGTTTAAGTTCACCGAAGCGCTCATGGGTGGTGCAGCCATTGATGCAACTGGTGATCCGCTACCCGCTGAAACCCTTGATATTTGTAAGAAAAGTGACGCTGTATTATTTGCGGCGATCGGTGGCTACAAGTGGGATAATCTCCCCCGCGAAAAGCGACCAGAAACTGGCTTATTAGGCTTGCGAGCTGGTCTTGGACTTTTTGCCAATCTCCGTCCTGCGACGATTTTGCCCCAACTCATTGATGCATCTTCCCTCAAACGCGAGGTGGTTGAAGGGGTAGACATTATGGTGGTGCGCGAACTGACTGGTGGCATTTACTTCGGAAAACCTAAAGGCATCGCTGAAACGGAAACTGGCGATCGCCGTGGTTTTAACACAATGGTTTATGACGAGTCTGAGGTAGATCGCATTGCGAAGGTTGCCTTTGAAATTGCCCAAAAGCGCAATAATCGCCTCTGTTCTGTCGATAAAGCCAATGTCCTTGATGTGTCGCAGTTGTGGCGCGATCGCGTCAATCTCATGGCAGAGAAATATAGCAATGTGGAACTATCCCACCTCTACGTAGATAATGCTGCCATGCAATTGATTCGAGCACCGAAACAATTTGACACCATTGTGACGGGTAATCTGTTCGGCGATATTTTGTCTGATGCTGCGGCAATGTTAACAGGCAGTATTGGTATGTTGCCTTCGGCGAGTTTGGGCGCGGTCGCACCGGGAGTTTACGAGCCTGTTCACGGTTCAGCGCCGGATATTGCCGGTGAAGATAAAGCGAATCCTTTGGCAATGGTGCTTAGTGCAGCGATGATGTTACGGTATTCCCTCGATCAACCTGAAGCCGCAAGCAAAATTGAAGCGGCTGTCCAAACAGTTCTGGATCAGGGTTTCCGCACTGGTGACATTATGTCGGAAGGAATGGAATTACTAGGTTGTAAAGCAATGGGTGAAAAGCTTTTAGCTGCTCTTGAGGCATAA
- a CDS encoding Uma2 family endonuclease: protein MQWQEICENKQLQDLPFKIESNKWGQIIMSPVKIKHSFYQGRIQRLLESLTDGGEVMPECAIETEDGVRVADVVWCSDERFTQIEDEVSASIAPEICVEVKSSGNTLGEMEFKKQLYFSAKCQEVWICDENGKISFYDQTGALTKSLLIPDFPLQIER, encoded by the coding sequence ATGCAGTGGCAAGAGATTTGTGAGAATAAACAGCTTCAAGATTTGCCCTTCAAGATTGAATCAAATAAATGGGGACAGATTATTATGAGTCCCGTCAAAATCAAGCACTCTTTCTATCAAGGCAGAATTCAGCGGCTCCTCGAATCTCTAACTGATGGTGGTGAAGTAATGCCAGAATGTGCCATTGAAACAGAAGATGGCGTGAGAGTTGCAGATGTTGTGTGGTGTTCTGACGAAAGATTTACTCAGATTGAAGATGAAGTTTCTGCTTCTATTGCCCCAGAGATTTGCGTGGAAGTGAAGTCATCTGGCAACACATTAGGCGAAATGGAGTTCAAAAAGCAGTTATATTTTTCAGCAAAATGCCAAGAAGTTTGGATATGTGATGAAAACGGAAAAATAAGTTTCTATGATCAGACTGGCGCTCTAACAAAATCTCTGCTCATTCCTGATTTTCCGTTACAAATTGAGCGTTAA
- a CDS encoding transglutaminase domain-containing protein, whose translation MNTATPTTHRTIRPIATYALHGVAFHEGYFWAIETINGYLMRINPKTDATEILNTETWSGFVGATGLAIADDILWFTSGEHVYKCSMSDGQWNPELFLRLRDNASGVAVSGSSVYISCQKRGEISVYNAVNGKEITNLYAPGIGIENLYIRNEELWVSDNLEQTIYCLDRATGEIQLSLLTPFASPTGVTFYTDPDTGEEVLYVAYAEQEPYIRDNPNADPNYELQYRDVTFLHPLYFRYYEDKKFALSNGFLIEMSYVEELSPLDPVELKDLEWKIALPAETDRQQIVELEPIGIPFTEENHDGQRIAVFKFDHLTTKQRHVFGWRAKLQVWGIKYQLNPLDCENLPELTPEFAAKYLVDNDNLAMDTDIIKRAATEAIGSEVNFLRQMYSIRNYVYDHLSYGIKPHIDTPDIALRRGVGSCGEYLGVLLALSRLNGIASRTVGRYKCPAHGHERNIPLQPDYNHVWMEFYLPGYGWLPMESNPDDLQEGGPYPSRFFMGLAWYHAEMAKGVKFEKLYRNGEVIPKEETSIGELALNHIRFTILDELKP comes from the coding sequence TTGAATACTGCGACTCCTACCACCCACCGTACCATTCGCCCCATTGCAACCTACGCGCTCCATGGCGTGGCGTTCCACGAGGGATACTTTTGGGCAATTGAGACGATCAATGGGTATTTGATGCGCATTAATCCGAAAACTGACGCTACAGAAATTCTGAATACCGAAACTTGGTCTGGCTTCGTCGGTGCAACGGGCTTGGCGATCGCCGACGACATCCTATGGTTTACGAGCGGTGAACATGTTTATAAATGTTCCATGAGCGATGGTCAGTGGAATCCCGAACTATTTTTACGCCTACGGGACAATGCTAGCGGCGTTGCCGTATCTGGCAGCAGTGTTTACATCAGTTGCCAAAAACGCGGCGAAATTTCTGTCTACAACGCAGTTAATGGTAAAGAAATTACGAATCTTTATGCCCCCGGTATCGGTATCGAAAATCTCTACATTCGCAACGAAGAACTATGGGTTTCCGACAACCTCGAACAAACCATCTATTGCCTTGACCGCGCCACCGGCGAAATACAACTTAGCCTACTCACGCCCTTTGCATCCCCCACAGGCGTAACCTTTTACACCGATCCAGACACCGGCGAAGAAGTCCTTTATGTTGCCTACGCTGAGCAAGAACCCTACATCCGCGACAATCCCAACGCCGACCCCAACTACGAACTGCAATATCGCGACGTTACTTTTTTACATCCCCTGTATTTTCGTTATTACGAAGATAAAAAATTCGCCCTGTCCAATGGCTTCCTAATCGAAATGAGCTACGTCGAGGAATTATCACCCCTCGATCCCGTTGAGTTAAAAGATTTAGAGTGGAAAATTGCTCTACCCGCCGAAACGGATCGCCAACAAATCGTTGAACTAGAACCGATTGGGATTCCCTTCACTGAGGAAAATCACGATGGTCAACGAATTGCCGTCTTTAAATTTGACCACCTCACCACCAAGCAACGCCATGTTTTTGGGTGGCGCGCCAAGTTGCAGGTGTGGGGCATTAAATATCAACTCAATCCCCTTGATTGTGAAAATCTGCCAGAGCTAACCCCAGAATTTGCCGCGAAATATCTTGTGGACAATGACAATTTGGCAATGGATACAGACATTATCAAACGGGCAGCTACCGAGGCGATCGGCAGCGAAGTGAACTTTTTACGGCAGATGTATTCCATTCGCAACTATGTCTACGACCATTTGTCCTACGGCATTAAACCCCACATCGATACCCCTGATATTGCCCTGCGGCGCGGTGTCGGGTCTTGCGGCGAATATCTTGGTGTGTTGCTGGCTCTCTCTCGCCTAAACGGCATTGCCAGCCGTACCGTTGGCCGCTATAAATGTCCTGCCCACGGCCATGAGCGCAACATTCCTTTGCAGCCTGACTATAACCACGTTTGGATGGAATTTTATTTGCCCGGCTATGGTTGGTTGCCGATGGAATCAAATCCCGACGATCTCCAAGAAGGTGGCCCCTACCCATCGCGCTTTTTTATGGGTTTGGCTTGGTATCACGCGGAAATGGCGAAAGGTGTGAAGTTTGAAAAGCTCTATCGCAATGGTGAAGTGATTCCCAAAGAAGAGACATCAATTGGTGAGCTGGCCCTAAACCATATTCGTTTCACTATTCTCGATGAACTAAAACCGTAA
- the yqeK gene encoding bis(5'-nucleosyl)-tetraphosphatase (symmetrical) YqeK encodes MGCEQSFDRQGAIAWLENNVSEHRLNHILGVEAMAVELAIIHGVNPQKAKIAGLLHDLAKFFPPPKLLAIAQDAALEVDEICQRVPHLIHADVSAVVAQREFGITDPEILAAIALHTLGQANMSDLDCIIFVADALEPGRGDDKKLKKMREISQKNLYKAVWHVCDYTLKHLIKGDRLIHPRVIDTRNWAMQKTRSKPSH; translated from the coding sequence ATGGGCTGCGAACAAAGCTTTGATCGACAAGGGGCGATCGCCTGGCTGGAAAATAATGTGTCAGAGCACCGTCTTAACCACATTCTCGGTGTTGAGGCGATGGCGGTAGAGCTGGCAATTATCCACGGCGTAAATCCCCAAAAAGCCAAGATTGCTGGGCTATTGCATGATCTCGCTAAATTTTTTCCGCCCCCAAAACTTCTGGCGATCGCCCAAGATGCCGCTCTTGAAGTAGACGAGATTTGTCAGCGAGTCCCCCACCTCATTCACGCTGATGTTAGCGCTGTCGTTGCCCAGCGGGAATTTGGCATTACTGATCCAGAAATTTTAGCGGCGATCGCCCTGCATACACTGGGTCAAGCAAATATGAGTGATCTTGACTGCATTATTTTCGTTGCTGATGCCCTCGAACCCGGTCGCGGTGATGATAAAAAGCTCAAGAAAATGCGCGAAATAAGTCAAAAAAATCTCTACAAAGCCGTGTGGCACGTTTGTGATTACACCCTAAAACACCTCATTAAAGGCGATCGCCTAATCCATCCCCGCGTTATCGACACCCGCAACTGGGCAATGCAAAAGACACGTTCAAAACCCAGTCATTGA
- a CDS encoding HhoA/HhoB/HtrA family serine endopeptidase: protein MINQSFRQWGLYASLIIVGGAIGVASHAYWMQGQLSEALQSYEEFYGSEPITANSRSGSVNFIAQAVQEVGSAVVRIDATKDLYSQDMSSPLFKRFFDQDIPSFEPDVEQGTGSGFILSSDGRLITNAHVVEGSSMVKVTLKDGQVFDGKVIGIDELTDIAVIKIEANNLPTAKLGSAEALIPGEWAIAIGNPLGFDNTVTIGIISALDRPSAQVGIPDKRVRFIQTDAAINPGNSGGPLLNVRGEVIGLNTAIRTDAQGLGFAIPIETAQRIAEQLFLKGKADHPYLGIRMLTLNGEGKERVKEYFSDSMGDISDEQGVLVVGVVEDSPAAIADLREGDIIQKVGDRKVYTAIEVQEAVENSVIGQVLLVEVKRQDKMVMLKVRPTNFPLTY from the coding sequence ATGATTAATCAATCTTTCCGCCAGTGGGGCTTATATGCGAGCCTAATTATTGTTGGGGGAGCGATTGGTGTGGCAAGCCATGCCTACTGGATGCAAGGTCAGCTCAGCGAAGCGTTGCAGTCCTATGAAGAGTTTTATGGCAGTGAACCGATTACGGCAAATTCTCGCAGTGGCTCGGTAAATTTTATTGCCCAAGCGGTTCAGGAAGTCGGTTCGGCGGTGGTGCGTATCGATGCCACAAAGGATCTGTACAGCCAAGATATGTCGTCGCCACTATTTAAGCGTTTCTTTGATCAAGATATCCCTAGTTTTGAGCCAGATGTTGAGCAAGGCACAGGGTCAGGGTTTATTCTCAGTAGCGATGGACGACTGATTACCAATGCCCATGTGGTGGAAGGGAGCTCCATGGTTAAAGTCACCCTTAAAGATGGGCAGGTATTTGATGGCAAAGTCATCGGCATAGACGAATTAACCGATATCGCTGTTATCAAAATTGAAGCGAATAATTTACCAACGGCCAAGCTGGGTAGCGCCGAAGCGTTAATTCCCGGTGAATGGGCGATCGCCATTGGTAATCCATTAGGGTTTGATAATACAGTCACCATTGGCATTATTAGTGCTCTAGATCGACCCAGCGCCCAGGTGGGGATTCCCGATAAACGGGTGCGTTTTATCCAAACTGATGCAGCGATTAATCCCGGTAATTCCGGTGGCCCCCTCCTCAATGTGCGGGGCGAAGTGATTGGGTTAAATACAGCGATTCGCACCGATGCCCAAGGTTTGGGTTTTGCCATTCCCATCGAAACAGCCCAGCGCATTGCAGAGCAACTTTTCTTGAAAGGCAAAGCGGATCACCCTTACCTCGGCATTCGCATGTTGACCCTAAATGGCGAGGGCAAAGAGCGGGTTAAGGAGTATTTTTCTGATTCGATGGGTGATATTAGTGATGAGCAGGGCGTTCTAGTGGTCGGCGTTGTGGAAGATTCTCCGGCGGCGATCGCCGATCTGCGCGAGGGAGACATCATCCAAAAAGTTGGCGATCGTAAGGTATATACGGCCATTGAAGTGCAAGAGGCTGTGGAAAATAGTGTCATTGGTCAGGTGTTACTCGTAGAAGTAAAGCGGCAAGACAAAATGGTCATGCTTAAAGTGCGTCCCACTAATTTCCCCTTGACCTACTAA
- a CDS encoding pantothenate kinase: MATTFTALMIGNSRYHWATIINGKIKQVWHCDHNEPLPKLENALVFASVVPSQSDRLKQSFPNAHEITLADIPLKNLYSTLGIDRALAMYGAGEAYGYPCLVIDGGTALTFSGVDGDRRFVGGAILPGLKLQFQMLSQGTAALPKIDLPEQLPTRWAQDTQGAIASGILHTVTAGLKSFIDDWLIKYPASSIVITGGNGKFLLHLISYCENSYYNENLLNQAFQKLFIGS; the protein is encoded by the coding sequence ATGGCGACAACTTTTACCGCTTTGATGATTGGCAATTCGCGCTATCACTGGGCAACGATTATTAACGGCAAAATCAAACAGGTTTGGCATTGTGATCATAATGAACCGTTACCCAAACTCGAAAATGCCTTGGTTTTTGCTTCTGTTGTGCCGAGCCAGAGCGATCGCCTCAAACAGTCTTTTCCAAATGCCCATGAAATAACTCTTGCCGATATTCCTCTCAAAAATCTTTATTCTACCCTCGGTATTGATCGCGCTTTAGCAATGTATGGTGCAGGCGAAGCCTATGGTTATCCTTGCCTCGTGATCGACGGCGGCACAGCCTTAACTTTTTCTGGTGTGGACGGCGATCGCCGTTTTGTCGGGGGGGCGATTTTACCGGGACTAAAGTTACAGTTTCAAATGTTGTCCCAAGGCACTGCGGCATTACCCAAAATTGACTTACCAGAGCAATTACCGACTCGCTGGGCACAGGATACACAAGGGGCGATCGCCAGCGGTATTTTGCATACGGTCACAGCCGGACTAAAAAGCTTTATCGATGATTGGTTAATCAAATACCCAGCAAGTTCGATTGTAATAACAGGTGGCAACGGTAAATTCCTTCTCCACCTTATTTCGTATTGTGAAAATTCCTATTACAACGAAAACTTGTTAAACCAAGCATTTCAAAAGCTTTTTATCGGTTCCTAA
- a CDS encoding MlaD family protein, with amino-acid sequence MRSRTIKEGSLGLFIFGGLSLLGAVLIWLTGATFSRKTYLINVNFADANGLREGAIVRYRGLEIGRVASVEPNSNGVNVQIEVASADLVMPKDSLIETNQAGLVGEPDIEIVPGAVLSEAAIAQSPLASDCAELGEIICHEDNIEGVIGVSFEETLRLTQQFSRAYSDEEFVALIASFAESSTSAAEQLAELTAELTLLSRDVRGEVGNFSENAQSITNAAIDSSSQLKQTMGGINELTTNLNSLVVENRQTLVGTLDSITRTSDQMQNAIASLDTALGTLNDGLAMTDTRQLMQDLATLTNNAAIASSNLKDISVTLNDPANITILQKTLDAARVTFENTQKITSDLDELTGDPTFRKNLIDLVNGLSQLVSSTEQLQDQIQIANQLEPVQENWSKRDLAVKSRASEVSQTPQYQ; translated from the coding sequence ATGCGCTCTCGCACGATTAAAGAAGGTTCCCTCGGTTTATTTATTTTCGGTGGCTTGTCGCTCCTTGGTGCAGTGCTGATCTGGCTAACTGGTGCAACTTTTAGTCGAAAAACCTACCTGATTAATGTCAATTTTGCGGATGCCAATGGGTTAAGGGAGGGGGCAATTGTCCGTTACCGTGGTCTCGAAATTGGTCGCGTCGCATCGGTGGAGCCGAATAGTAATGGTGTCAATGTGCAGATTGAAGTCGCTTCTGCTGACTTGGTGATGCCGAAAGATTCGCTCATTGAAACCAACCAAGCGGGTTTGGTGGGAGAGCCAGATATCGAAATTGTGCCCGGTGCTGTGCTCAGTGAGGCGGCGATCGCCCAAAGTCCTTTAGCAAGCGATTGTGCAGAACTGGGTGAGATCATCTGCCATGAGGACAACATCGAAGGCGTTATCGGGGTGAGCTTTGAGGAGACGCTGCGGTTAACGCAACAATTTAGCCGCGCCTACAGTGACGAAGAATTTGTCGCCCTCATTGCGAGTTTTGCAGAAAGTTCGACCAGTGCCGCTGAACAATTAGCAGAATTAACGGCAGAGCTCACCCTCTTATCTCGAGATGTACGGGGAGAAGTGGGGAATTTCTCAGAAAATGCCCAGTCTATTACCAATGCAGCCATTGATAGCTCTAGCCAGCTCAAACAAACGATGGGTGGCATTAATGAGCTCACCACAAATCTTAATTCCCTTGTTGTCGAAAATCGTCAAACCCTTGTGGGTACGCTTGATAGTATTACCCGCACTAGTGACCAGATGCAAAATGCGATCGCCTCTCTGGATACAGCCCTAGGGACGTTAAATGATGGCTTGGCCATGACCGATACAAGGCAGCTCATGCAAGACCTTGCAACCCTCACCAATAACGCGGCGATCGCCTCTAGCAACCTCAAAGATATCTCTGTCACCCTCAATGACCCGGCGAATATCACGATCCTCCAAAAAACCCTAGATGCAGCACGGGTCACCTTCGAAAACACCCAGAAAATCACCTCAGATCTCGACGAACTAACGGGGGATCCAACCTTCCGAAAAAACTTAATTGATCTCGTCAACGGCCTCAGCCAACTTGTTTCCTCCACTGAGCAATTGCAAGACCAAATCCAAATTGCCAATCAATTAGAGCCTGTCCAAGAGAATTGGTCAAAACGAGATTTAGCGGTTAAATCAAGGGCGAGTGAAGTCTCCCAAACTCCACAGTATCAATAG
- a CDS encoding ABC transporter ATP-binding protein: MTQAEPLIELRGISKSFGSAVIVDNIDLTIYQGEALVIIGPSGTGKSTILRIIAGLLEPDAGEVYVKGERRIGLIEDGNDPIGISMVFQQAALFDSLTVAENVGFLLYQHSKLSRRHIRELVEERLDMVGLSGVGDRYPAQLSGGMRKRVSFARAIMANPDNPKDNPDVILYDEPTAGLDPIASTVIENMVRQLQYMQGVCGTYVMVSHQDSTIRRTADRVIFLYGGKIQWAGSVEEIDSTDNPLVRQFFSAAVEGPIKVIG, encoded by the coding sequence ATGACCCAAGCAGAACCCCTCATCGAACTACGGGGCATTTCAAAATCCTTTGGTTCTGCCGTCATTGTCGACAACATTGATCTGACAATTTACCAAGGGGAAGCCCTCGTCATTATTGGCCCCTCCGGTACTGGTAAATCCACCATTTTGCGCATTATTGCCGGGTTACTAGAACCCGATGCGGGGGAGGTCTATGTCAAAGGAGAACGGCGCATTGGCCTCATCGAAGATGGCAATGACCCCATCGGCATCAGTATGGTTTTCCAGCAGGCGGCTCTGTTTGATTCCCTCACCGTTGCAGAAAATGTTGGTTTTTTACTGTATCAGCATTCCAAGCTGTCCCGCCGTCACATTCGGGAACTGGTGGAAGAAAGGCTTGATATGGTCGGTCTTTCCGGTGTCGGCGATCGCTATCCAGCCCAACTGTCTGGTGGTATGCGTAAACGGGTGAGTTTTGCGCGGGCAATTATGGCAAACCCGGATAATCCCAAAGACAATCCCGATGTCATTTTGTACGACGAGCCAACGGCAGGTCTTGATCCCATCGCCTCAACGGTTATTGAAAATATGGTGCGCCAGCTGCAATATATGCAGGGGGTTTGCGGCACCTATGTGATGGTCAGTCACCAGGACAGCACCATTCGCCGCACAGCTGACCGCGTCATTTTTCTCTACGGCGGTAAAATCCAATGGGCTGGCTCCGTTGAGGAAATTGATAGCACGGACAATCCCTTGGTACGACAATTTTTTAGTGCGGCAGTCGAAGGCCCCATTAAAGTTATCGGTTAA
- a CDS encoding DUF3153 domain-containing protein, translated as MVALTRNPILRFVFTCLVCVLVLGGCVDYDVEIAFDHQHHGEIHQHLRLGEEFTNFNQQESRKWLRSVEKRAKSLHGSVKRISQQELDVRIPFNNGDDMVEKFNRFFNPEGQNLQSDELDLVQLKSTLALDQRNWLFFERNRATLDVDLRALGVLSQQGSLILSPGSLLDLDVSLKTPLWSNVVSHDGVGQAMTRKEGDRLIWTLQPGQLNHLDVVFWVPSWVGLGTLGIVGLLFVGFFLKYNRLPVG; from the coding sequence ATGGTTGCCCTTACGCGAAATCCGATTCTACGCTTTGTCTTCACCTGCCTAGTCTGTGTCTTAGTTCTGGGCGGCTGTGTGGATTATGATGTCGAAATTGCCTTTGACCATCAGCACCATGGCGAAATTCATCAGCATTTACGCCTCGGTGAAGAGTTCACGAACTTTAATCAGCAGGAATCACGGAAATGGCTCCGCAGTGTGGAAAAACGGGCAAAAAGTTTGCACGGCTCGGTGAAGCGCATTTCTCAGCAAGAACTGGATGTGCGAATCCCATTTAATAATGGTGACGACATGGTGGAAAAGTTTAATCGCTTTTTCAATCCAGAAGGACAAAATCTCCAATCTGATGAACTTGATTTGGTGCAGCTGAAATCGACATTAGCGCTCGATCAACGCAACTGGCTTTTCTTTGAACGGAATCGCGCCACCCTCGATGTGGATTTGAGAGCTTTGGGGGTGCTGTCCCAGCAAGGTAGTTTAATTCTTAGTCCGGGTTCTCTGCTAGATCTTGATGTCAGTTTAAAAACGCCGCTCTGGTCAAATGTTGTGAGTCATGATGGTGTGGGGCAAGCGATGACGCGCAAGGAGGGCGATCGCCTGATCTGGACATTACAACCGGGGCAACTGAATCATCTTGATGTGGTTTTTTGGGTGCCTAGTTGGGTTGGGTTGGGCACTCTGGGTATTGTGGGATTACTGTTTGTCGGATTTTTCTTGAAATATAATCGCTTACCTGTCGGCTAG